A single window of Methanocalculus natronophilus DNA harbors:
- a CDS encoding DUF6293 family protein — translation MPTTHIFFVGNQEERLIESISALREIPLSKLFLIVGDDTSNSGKQAISNISRQIPSEMKVMWEIEIHAIDSQSVLNATSQLFRIITEEKIKGNEVFLNTSGSPHTLSIGAYIAACMTQSRMLTSIQKYNEEGKEVGIGDVIEIPILPVSYPRDEQREIITHIGEGVESLDSIIFMINPGIRKESREFRSERSRLSHHLTKLEEAGFIRKEKHGRNISIRLTELGRMLAGLIDSKLI, via the coding sequence ATGCCCACCACACACATTTTTTTTGTGGGAAACCAGGAGGAGCGCCTGATCGAATCAATCAGTGCCCTCCGTGAGATCCCATTATCGAAACTCTTCCTGATTGTTGGAGACGATACAAGTAACTCCGGAAAACAGGCTATTTCGAATATTTCACGACAAATACCATCTGAAATGAAAGTGATGTGGGAGATCGAGATCCACGCAATTGACAGCCAGTCGGTGCTGAATGCAACAAGCCAGCTCTTCAGGATAATCACTGAGGAAAAGATCAAAGGAAACGAAGTATTCCTGAACACGTCAGGTTCACCCCATACACTTTCAATCGGGGCATATATTGCAGCCTGCATGACCCAGTCAAGAATGCTCACCTCAATACAGAAATACAACGAAGAGGGGAAGGAAGTTGGAATCGGGGATGTCATTGAGATCCCTATTCTGCCAGTAAGCTATCCACGGGACGAGCAGCGGGAGATTATCACCCATATCGGCGAGGGTGTTGAGTCTCTGGACAGCATCATCTTTATGATCAACCCCGGTATCCGGAAGGAGAGCCGGGAGTTCAGGAGCGAGCGGAGCAGGCTCTCCCACCACCTGACAAAACTGGAGGAGGCGGGATTCATCAGGAAGGAAAAGCATGGCAGGAATATCTCAATCAGGCTGACAGAACTTGGGCGTATGCTTGCAGGTCTGATAGATTCAAAGCTTATTTAA
- a CDS encoding DUF4064 domain-containing protein, translating to MTASSRHPFWYGLAGGLIGLIFAAWFFAMDIFPLILIGDLGAADALQPGEYWPFILALIISIAGIAGALLPDKRAGGGLMAVSGVVLLFAFGLNITIFAGLLLLYGGYLKLTDQQCRIAALFSARKEAGKSPIILIAAGIGAVILLGIGMMAVFQICPPPGPWPTPPWCEDPDFEYIRAGDADTFFDGPVFLISSTPYDIDRATLDDLQPHGVAWSPVILESFYRVGHMNMMAMLRERNIHFIGAGRDENLPTSPHPTKREDLAAVDIHGNPIVWFDPHNPGYLEGYYYRNILNPLWQEEIRSDLKAYVDAGVQGVVVDHPQSAYIVIFREGGSFDEYSMALFNAYLKDRYTDEELKSRFGIPDIDTFHLGDYLLKNNMEHLLTESSYNPHPLIYEFGRSQKLAGMEFWRETVNEMKVYSRETYGREFFFSMNAGPAFPDRFLPMDSLDYLSGEFFYFGTVFHSPQKVGIEQKMTEGYSRHFTPYIEVSYDRGRIPRDTENLFKYLFADAYSSRTNMLIRGPEGILTMDGRTYVDFRDYVRYDGREAGRYIQYLHDHPELFHADEPARVAVIHSLASRKGQYLPLELSGTSDMDLTGTVDLLFDLYVPFSMIVSGCDVVPGDITAPDIAGYEVVILPSTTILNEGEIDVLLEYVRNGGVVIQTGKFGLYNKEFETNTHNRLEELRRTGAKQIGAGTWHTVAEMPGYAYYLHDGEIRLPSEKTDADPNLQIFRDILTTYYDPEIRTDAPVTVGIRRYATDEHVLVHLVNYNYNHRTDTFTTAPGFELSIEMPDGRVPEKVILYNLETGVTGEIAFSSTGNRVIIPIEQLEVYSIVSIRLKD from the coding sequence ATGACAGCATCATCCCGTCATCCCTTCTGGTATGGGCTTGCCGGTGGTCTCATCGGTCTCATCTTTGCAGCCTGGTTCTTTGCAATGGATATCTTCCCCCTGATCCTCATTGGAGATCTTGGTGCAGCAGACGCTCTGCAGCCTGGAGAGTACTGGCCCTTCATACTCGCTTTAATCATATCAATTGCAGGAATTGCAGGAGCTCTTCTCCCGGATAAGAGAGCTGGCGGAGGGCTTATGGCAGTATCAGGTGTCGTCCTCCTGTTTGCATTTGGACTGAACATCACCATCTTTGCAGGCCTGCTTCTCCTGTATGGCGGATACCTGAAGCTTACTGATCAGCAATGCAGGATAGCAGCACTCTTCTCCGCACGAAAAGAGGCAGGGAAAAGCCCTATAATACTTATAGCCGCAGGTATTGGAGCTGTCATACTGCTTGGGATTGGTATGATGGCGGTTTTCCAGATCTGTCCGCCACCCGGGCCATGGCCGACCCCGCCATGGTGTGAAGATCCTGATTTTGAATATATCAGGGCGGGTGATGCAGACACCTTCTTTGACGGGCCGGTTTTTCTCATCTCCAGCACACCCTATGATATTGATCGTGCAACCCTTGATGACCTGCAGCCACATGGAGTCGCCTGGAGTCCGGTTATTCTTGAGTCATTTTATAGAGTAGGCCATATGAACATGATGGCGATGCTCAGGGAGAGAAATATCCATTTTATTGGTGCAGGACGTGATGAAAACCTCCCGACAAGCCCGCATCCAACCAAACGGGAGGATTTGGCTGCAGTCGACATCCATGGAAACCCGATAGTATGGTTTGATCCCCACAATCCCGGTTATCTCGAAGGCTATTACTATCGGAATATCCTAAATCCCCTCTGGCAGGAGGAGATACGATCTGATCTGAAGGCATATGTTGATGCAGGAGTGCAGGGAGTCGTCGTGGATCATCCTCAGAGCGCCTATATTGTTATCTTCAGGGAAGGGGGATCATTTGATGAGTACTCAATGGCCCTGTTCAATGCGTACCTCAAAGACAGGTATACTGACGAGGAACTCAAATCACGCTTTGGCATCCCTGATATTGATACATTCCATCTCGGCGACTATCTTCTAAAAAACAATATGGAACACCTGCTCACGGAATCCTCATATAACCCCCACCCATTGATCTATGAGTTTGGCAGATCCCAGAAACTTGCCGGAATGGAGTTCTGGAGAGAGACAGTCAATGAGATGAAAGTGTATTCAAGGGAGACGTATGGCAGGGAGTTCTTCTTCAGCATGAATGCCGGTCCGGCATTTCCGGATCGCTTCCTGCCGATGGATTCATTGGATTATCTCAGTGGCGAATTCTTCTATTTTGGTACAGTATTTCACAGCCCGCAGAAGGTTGGAATCGAGCAGAAGATGACGGAAGGGTATTCCAGGCATTTCACCCCCTACATTGAGGTCAGTTATGACAGGGGACGAATTCCCCGTGACACCGAGAACCTCTTCAAGTACCTGTTTGCAGATGCCTATTCATCCCGGACAAATATGCTGATTCGGGGGCCTGAAGGTATCCTCACAATGGATGGGAGGACATATGTCGATTTCCGTGACTATGTCCGGTATGATGGCAGGGAAGCCGGGCGGTACATACAGTACCTCCATGATCATCCGGAATTATTCCATGCAGATGAGCCGGCACGGGTAGCTGTCATTCATTCACTTGCCTCACGAAAAGGCCAGTACCTCCCTCTTGAACTGAGCGGCACCTCAGATATGGATCTCACCGGAACAGTCGATCTCCTCTTTGATCTCTATGTTCCCTTCTCTATGATCGTCTCTGGCTGCGATGTAGTGCCGGGAGACATAACAGCACCAGATATTGCGGGCTATGAGGTTGTCATCCTTCCCTCGACAACGATTCTGAATGAGGGTGAGATCGATGTACTGCTTGAGTATGTGCGAAACGGAGGTGTTGTGATCCAGACAGGGAAGTTCGGCCTCTACAACAAGGAATTTGAGACGAATACCCATAATCGCCTGGAAGAGCTGCGGCGAACCGGGGCAAAGCAGATCGGTGCTGGCACCTGGCATACGGTGGCTGAGATGCCAGGGTATGCGTATTACCTCCATGATGGAGAAATCAGGCTGCCTTCAGAGAAGACAGATGCGGATCCAAACCTGCAAATATTCCGCGACATCCTCACAACCTACTATGATCCCGAGATCAGAACCGATGCCCCGGTAACTGTTGGTATCAGGAGGTATGCAACAGATGAGCATGTACTGGTTCATCTCGTCAACTACAACTATAATCACAGAACCGATACATTCACAACCGCACCCGGATTTGAGCTCTCAATTGAGATGCCTGATGGACGGGTCCCGGAGAAGGTCATCCTCTATAATCTTGAGACGGGTGTGACCGGTGAGATAGCGTTTTCAAGTACTGGCAACCGGGTCATCATTCCAATTGAGCAGCTGGAGGTCTATTCAATCGTTTCAATTCGCTTAAAAGACTGA
- a CDS encoding serine hydrolase domain-containing protein, translated as MDSRWFFPLLLFLCFIAAQPVAAADGHAVQPIGLADPDGVEAFLDDIMPANLALYNVPGATVAVVKDGELVVAKGYGYSDIENRVPVDADDTLFRIGSITKLFTWTAVMQLQSEGRLDLDTDVNQYLKDFQVPDTYPGEPVTMRHLMTHTAGFEECTVMMQVESVDDLISFRDYCADYMPARVSPPGTLTSYSNYGTTLAAVVVEDITGIPFEAYLDEQIIIPLRMDSTSIREDLPPERAERLSKGYVFGRKNSEAPDFIFTIGPAGSISSNAPDMAAFLAMHMMGGTRNDVTILPRDTAELMHAEAFTNDPRGSGVCLGFYEMHVNNHRLIGHGGDTLTFHSLLMYIPEEQAGFFVSYNSVGGATARNDLLFAFMDHYYPAEEVTIPDPDPALVPDLRIYAGTYETNRRNIAHFEKYHGERSPIVVSASGAGTLLIDYGSTTLEYVMIEPDIFALPDGDTQGTGNLIFNVGDSGRADYFVYSNVPIFAFERLAWYDTPAFLGNVFTIAGIILATVLLWPLLAAFRVSHAIPDPYANKNATRARWIAGTAALSLLGFVLILVPKVIDDAALAATYLQSPVPPFEFSIVLTVPVLSLLLTLLTVGFVAFAWKEAYWSRLHRIHYTLVAAAAVAMLWWIISWNLWVFSL; from the coding sequence ATGGACTCACGATGGTTCTTTCCCCTTCTTCTTTTTCTCTGCTTCATAGCAGCCCAGCCGGTTGCTGCAGCAGATGGTCACGCTGTACAGCCAATCGGATTAGCAGACCCTGACGGGGTCGAGGCGTTTCTTGATGATATCATGCCTGCAAACCTCGCCCTCTACAATGTGCCGGGGGCAACGGTTGCGGTTGTGAAAGACGGAGAACTCGTGGTTGCGAAAGGCTATGGGTATAGTGATATCGAAAACCGGGTACCCGTGGATGCGGATGACACGCTCTTTCGGATCGGATCGATCACAAAACTCTTCACCTGGACAGCGGTGATGCAGCTGCAGTCTGAGGGGAGACTCGATCTCGATACTGATGTAAACCAGTACCTGAAGGATTTCCAGGTACCAGACACCTATCCCGGCGAGCCGGTCACGATGCGCCACCTGATGACGCATACCGCCGGTTTTGAAGAGTGTACTGTCATGATGCAGGTTGAAAGCGTGGATGACCTGATCTCGTTTCGGGATTATTGTGCAGACTACATGCCCGCACGGGTCAGTCCACCCGGAACACTTACCTCCTATTCAAATTACGGCACCACGCTTGCAGCAGTTGTTGTGGAGGATATCACCGGCATTCCCTTTGAAGCGTATCTCGATGAGCAGATAATCATACCCCTCAGGATGGACAGTACCAGTATCAGGGAGGATCTCCCCCCTGAAAGGGCTGAGCGGCTCTCGAAGGGATATGTCTTCGGCAGGAAGAACAGTGAAGCCCCGGATTTTATCTTTACTATCGGCCCTGCCGGATCCATCAGCTCAAATGCACCCGATATGGCGGCATTTCTTGCAATGCATATGATGGGAGGAACACGTAATGATGTCACAATCCTCCCCCGTGATACAGCAGAGCTGATGCATGCAGAGGCGTTCACCAATGATCCACGCGGCTCAGGGGTCTGCCTTGGATTCTATGAGATGCATGTCAATAACCATCGGTTGATCGGCCATGGCGGCGATACCCTCACCTTCCACTCACTGCTCATGTATATTCCAGAAGAGCAGGCCGGCTTCTTCGTCTCATACAACAGTGTCGGCGGGGCGACGGCAAGAAATGATCTCTTATTCGCCTTTATGGATCACTATTACCCGGCTGAAGAGGTGACGATCCCTGATCCGGACCCAGCTCTTGTTCCCGATCTCAGGATATATGCCGGAACCTATGAGACAAACCGGCGCAACATTGCACACTTTGAGAAGTATCACGGCGAGCGATCGCCGATTGTGGTTTCTGCCTCTGGTGCTGGGACACTCCTCATAGATTACGGAAGCACCACCCTTGAGTACGTAATGATCGAGCCCGATATCTTCGCGCTGCCTGATGGCGATACACAGGGCACCGGGAACCTCATCTTCAATGTGGGCGATTCCGGGAGAGCGGACTATTTTGTCTATAGCAATGTCCCGATCTTTGCGTTTGAGCGGCTTGCCTGGTATGACACCCCGGCATTTCTTGGGAATGTGTTTACAATAGCAGGGATTATCCTTGCGACCGTCCTCCTCTGGCCGCTTCTCGCCGCATTCAGGGTGAGTCATGCCATTCCTGATCCCTATGCAAACAAGAATGCAACCCGTGCACGGTGGATAGCAGGTACAGCTGCACTCTCACTCCTTGGATTTGTCCTTATACTCGTGCCAAAGGTAATTGATGATGCGGCACTGGCAGCAACATACCTACAGAGTCCTGTTCCACCATTTGAATTTTCAATCGTCCTGACTGTGCCGGTATTGTCTCTTCTCCTGACGCTCCTAACAGTTGGTTTTGTTGCTTTTGCCTGGAAAGAGGCATACTGGAGCCGCCTGCACAGAATCCATTACACACTTGTTGCAGCCGCCGCAGTTGCGATGCTCTGGTGGATAATCTCCTGGAATCTCTGGGTATTTTCACTCTGA
- the xpt gene encoding xanthine phosphoribosyltransferase, with amino-acid sequence MMPKRGARDELADRIRTDATAGADGLIRMQSFIHHTADSGLLDRCGSVFAEHFRPGKPTKILTGEVSGILAALPAGIHLDIPVLIARKEVPKTFPANLIEEKVISRTKGRESSLSIISDHLNGDDRVLIIDDVLARGETVAALIRLAVRAGAEVVGVGVLVEKVYEGGRQQIRPEIPVHALCSIQSVEGGVIQIADDTAYDTAYDTANNSTDNSTDDITHNTAPDSS; translated from the coding sequence ATGATGCCAAAGAGAGGAGCAAGAGACGAGCTTGCAGACAGAATCAGAACTGATGCCACCGCAGGTGCTGACGGGCTGATCCGGATGCAGTCCTTTATACACCATACTGCAGATTCGGGACTGCTTGACCGGTGTGGATCAGTATTTGCTGAGCATTTCAGGCCCGGAAAGCCGACAAAGATCCTGACTGGCGAGGTGAGCGGGATCCTGGCAGCCCTGCCAGCGGGCATCCATCTGGACATCCCTGTCCTGATCGCACGGAAAGAGGTTCCAAAGACGTTTCCAGCCAACCTGATCGAGGAGAAGGTCATATCCAGGACAAAGGGAAGAGAGAGCTCCCTCTCCATCATCTCCGATCACCTGAATGGGGATGACCGGGTGCTGATCATCGACGATGTGCTTGCCAGGGGAGAGACGGTTGCTGCATTGATCAGGCTCGCAGTCCGGGCAGGTGCAGAGGTTGTCGGGGTCGGGGTGCTTGTTGAGAAGGTGTATGAAGGGGGAAGGCAACAGATCCGGCCGGAGATTCCTGTGCATGCCCTCTGCTCGATCCAATCGGTTGAGGGAGGGGTGATTCAGATCGCAGACGACACTGCGTACGACACGGCATACGACACTGCAAACAATAGCACAGACAATAGCACAGACGACATTACACACAACACTGCACCCGATTCTTCATAA
- a CDS encoding glycosyltransferase family 2 protein, with protein MPTLNEEKTIRSCIEKIHQAFEELGMVGEIIIADSSTDRTSEIARSLGAIVVHPDYLGYGNAYLAGLASARGRYIAIGDADDTYDFRDLPKLVRRIDEGYDFVLGSRLKGEIRPGAMPRLHQYIGNPFLTWLLNKLFNTDISDAHSGFRVIQRDALEQLDLRTGGMEFASEMFIEAAKKGLCIGEVPITYWPRVAPSKLNSFRDGWRHIRFMLLYRPIPFIAVPGLVFTFFGLFMMLFFYLQGDIETSSMHSFILAALAFIGGLQALLMGVMIKVYSVIHGYSDKSRFIGQFMHYYNLERELILGLLLICGGVAIGLGIIYEWVAGGFGDLYQITNAVWSLTLFLSGMQIVFSAIIISMMLVNQKSDEVE; from the coding sequence ATGCCCACTCTCAACGAAGAGAAGACGATCAGATCCTGTATTGAAAAGATCCATCAGGCCTTTGAAGAGCTTGGGATGGTGGGAGAGATTATCATTGCTGACTCTTCAACAGACAGAACCTCAGAGATTGCACGATCGCTTGGTGCAATAGTTGTGCATCCTGACTATCTCGGATATGGGAATGCATATCTTGCGGGCCTTGCCTCTGCACGGGGACGGTACATTGCAATAGGGGATGCTGATGATACCTATGACTTCCGTGATCTGCCAAAACTTGTCAGGCGCATCGATGAGGGATATGATTTTGTCCTTGGATCCCGCCTGAAGGGGGAGATCAGGCCCGGTGCAATGCCACGCCTGCATCAGTACATCGGAAATCCGTTCCTGACATGGCTTTTGAACAAGCTCTTCAATACAGACATCTCAGATGCTCATAGCGGCTTTCGGGTGATACAAAGAGATGCACTTGAGCAGCTTGACCTCAGGACAGGAGGGATGGAGTTTGCCTCTGAGATGTTCATTGAAGCGGCAAAGAAGGGGCTTTGTATCGGTGAAGTCCCGATCACCTACTGGCCGCGGGTCGCTCCATCCAAGCTGAACAGTTTCAGGGATGGATGGCGGCATATCAGGTTCATGCTCCTCTACCGCCCGATTCCGTTTATTGCTGTGCCGGGCCTTGTCTTCACCTTCTTTGGCCTCTTTATGATGCTCTTCTTCTATCTGCAGGGGGATATTGAGACCTCCAGTATGCATTCCTTCATCCTTGCCGCACTCGCCTTCATCGGCGGCCTTCAGGCTCTTCTGATGGGGGTGATGATCAAAGTGTACTCGGTTATTCACGGGTACAGCGATAAGAGCCGGTTCATTGGACAATTCATGCACTACTACAATCTTGAGCGGGAGCTCATACTTGGACTCCTCCTCATCTGTGGTGGTGTCGCGATTGGGCTTGGTATCATCTATGAGTGGGTGGCAGGCGGATTTGGTGATCTTTACCAGATAACAAATGCAGTCTGGTCACTCACCCTGTTTCTCTCAGGGATGCAGATCGTCTTCTCGGCAATTATCATCAGCATGATGCTGGTGAACCAAAAGAGCGATGAGGTGGAGTGA
- a CDS encoding STT3 domain-containing protein, which yields MPRLRIVEKVGILAVIVLAAVALRIQTFQQVFTEHGILFLEYDPYYHMRRIAYSAEYFPNFISFDTYINFPRGHAIGWPPLFDTAIGGVAFILGLGSPSVTLIETVGAVAPVVIGLLLLLPIYYAARVFFGGEEYGLAAAGIAAILPAHVLISLLGFVDHHVMETLLQACMVLGVLLIVRCPEKLTLWSLFLGATFLATIYSIPSALIYIGSIGLFLVAMIILRHIRNHSSRDLLYAGGVAFGSAGVIALIINTLFFEGFVFEPILLSVFQPAFLFLCLGGIAGAALLSDLLSKRPWPWYIATLAGIGGGGAALVYFLFPSVYNAILSGFNYILGADPVFGYIGEAASILYITGSFSLMPFWDLYTVPLFLAVIGSIVYCSKRVKNKTFDDADLMLILLALFGLILVLFQTRFLDLLIVPVVIWASYGAVSLLEALGIRKIGVPEEAEKKKRKKKNRENEESLKMQRAAGVLVALLIIIVPTVHSAAGMNERLPGPPSDEKIGALEFLKSETPSPGGYHDMTMQPDYSVISRWDWGNHIIYIAERPVVSNNFQTAIVESSRFLTTTDIEDAERILDRRNVRYVVTQHLTQGEFTNFLSLGGVDISTLTETEFLDIAGESVYFRLHHEGAKTLPQFTLIYESHDDLTGAKVFEYTGWAQG from the coding sequence ATGCCCCGGTTGCGGATTGTGGAGAAAGTGGGTATTCTTGCCGTCATTGTCCTTGCTGCAGTTGCACTTCGGATCCAGACGTTCCAGCAGGTCTTCACCGAGCATGGAATCTTGTTTCTTGAGTATGACCCCTACTACCATATGCGCAGAATTGCCTATTCTGCTGAATATTTTCCGAATTTCATCTCCTTTGACACCTATATCAATTTTCCGCGTGGCCATGCAATCGGCTGGCCCCCACTCTTTGATACCGCAATTGGAGGCGTTGCTTTCATACTCGGGCTTGGAAGCCCCTCTGTCACGCTCATCGAAACAGTCGGGGCAGTGGCACCCGTTGTAATCGGCCTTCTTCTCCTTCTCCCAATCTACTACGCTGCCAGAGTTTTCTTTGGTGGAGAGGAGTATGGACTGGCAGCCGCCGGGATTGCCGCGATCCTCCCTGCGCATGTGCTGATCTCACTCCTTGGATTTGTTGATCATCATGTTATGGAAACCCTTCTCCAGGCCTGCATGGTCCTTGGAGTACTACTGATTGTCCGGTGCCCTGAGAAGCTGACACTCTGGTCTCTCTTTCTGGGTGCCACCTTTCTCGCTACAATCTACTCAATTCCCTCAGCATTGATTTATATCGGGAGTATTGGGCTTTTCCTGGTCGCCATGATCATCCTCCGCCATATACGGAATCACTCATCCCGCGATCTCCTCTATGCCGGTGGAGTCGCCTTTGGCTCTGCAGGAGTTATCGCTCTCATCATCAACACCCTCTTCTTCGAAGGGTTTGTTTTTGAGCCAATACTACTCTCAGTCTTCCAGCCGGCCTTCCTCTTCCTCTGTCTTGGAGGAATAGCCGGAGCTGCCCTCCTCTCTGATCTCCTCAGTAAACGGCCATGGCCCTGGTACATCGCCACGCTCGCCGGGATTGGAGGAGGCGGGGCCGCCCTTGTATACTTCCTCTTCCCGTCCGTCTACAATGCGATTCTCTCAGGATTTAATTATATATTAGGCGCAGATCCGGTTTTTGGCTATATTGGCGAGGCTGCCTCCATACTCTACATCACAGGGAGCTTTTCACTGATGCCGTTCTGGGACCTCTATACTGTCCCGCTTTTCCTTGCAGTCATCGGATCGATCGTCTATTGTTCCAAAAGGGTCAAGAACAAAACCTTTGATGATGCGGATCTTATGCTCATTCTCCTCGCACTCTTCGGCCTCATCCTCGTACTCTTCCAGACGCGGTTCCTGGATCTGCTGATTGTTCCGGTGGTGATCTGGGCATCATATGGTGCTGTTTCTCTACTTGAGGCTCTTGGCATCCGAAAGATAGGGGTGCCTGAAGAAGCTGAGAAGAAGAAGAGGAAGAAGAAGAACCGGGAGAATGAGGAGTCACTGAAGATGCAGCGTGCAGCTGGCGTTCTGGTTGCTCTTCTGATCATAATCGTTCCGACGGTACACTCGGCAGCAGGCATGAATGAGCGGCTTCCCGGGCCTCCGTCAGACGAGAAGATTGGGGCGCTTGAGTTTCTCAAAAGTGAGACGCCCTCCCCGGGAGGCTATCATGATATGACAATGCAGCCCGACTATAGTGTCATCAGCCGCTGGGACTGGGGGAACCATATCATCTATATAGCAGAGAGACCGGTTGTGTCAAACAATTTCCAGACAGCTATCGTTGAGTCATCGCGGTTCCTGACAACGACAGACATAGAGGACGCAGAGCGGATCCTTGATCGCCGCAATGTCCGGTATGTCGTCACCCAGCACCTGACACAGGGAGAATTCACCAATTTCCTCTCCCTCGGCGGTGTCGATATCAGCACACTCACCGAGACAGAGTTCCTTGATATCGCCGGTGAATCGGTATACTTCCGGCTGCATCACGAGGGTGCAAAGACCCTCCCGCAGTTCACCCTCATCTATGAATCCCATGACGATCTGACCGGGGCAAAGGTCTTTGAGTATACCGGGTGGGCGCAGGGGTAG
- a CDS encoding nucleotide sugar dehydrogenase, which yields MKDFEMESQDPSHTTICVVGLGYVGYPLACVFAEKVRTIGYDLDATKIASINATPGNRIEATTDPLRIHDADYVIIAVPTPVTKAKDPDLSYVRSAAETVGQNLKPGAIVVLESTVYPGLTEEIFVPALERASGLVCGRDFFVGYSPERINPGDDDHTLEKITKVVAGMDEATAARLAALYGMITTVHLAPDIRTAEAAKVIENVQRDLNIALMNELAIIFGRMGIDTRAVLEAAATKWNFHRYRPGLVGGHCIPVDPYYLVMKAEELGYHPQVILAGRAINDAMPRHVAQLAIKELNRAGKVIKGSRLLIMGLTYKENVPDTRESPVEEMIRELREFEVDVYGYDPLLRPEEIERFGALPVASLQEIGFPVDCIVINAPHSVFSELTLEKVCGICNGKPIVVDVTGMLRGDDEVRDGCVYRVL from the coding sequence ATGAAGGATTTTGAAATGGAGAGCCAGGATCCTTCCCACACCACCATCTGCGTCGTTGGCCTTGGGTATGTCGGCTACCCGCTTGCCTGTGTATTTGCCGAAAAGGTCAGAACAATCGGCTATGATCTCGATGCGACTAAGATCGCATCCATCAATGCCACCCCCGGCAACAGGATTGAAGCCACGACCGACCCTCTGCGGATCCATGATGCCGACTATGTGATCATCGCGGTCCCAACACCTGTTACAAAGGCAAAGGATCCTGATCTCTCCTATGTCCGATCTGCCGCTGAAACCGTCGGGCAGAACCTGAAGCCCGGTGCGATTGTTGTTCTTGAATCAACCGTCTACCCCGGCCTCACCGAGGAGATCTTCGTCCCGGCGCTTGAGCGTGCATCAGGCCTTGTCTGCGGCCGCGACTTCTTTGTCGGGTACTCGCCTGAGCGGATCAACCCGGGCGACGACGACCATACCCTCGAGAAGATCACAAAAGTCGTCGCCGGCATGGACGAGGCAACCGCTGCCCGGCTCGCCGCCCTGTATGGAATGATCACAACTGTCCATCTTGCGCCTGACATCCGGACAGCTGAGGCGGCAAAAGTGATCGAGAATGTCCAGCGGGATCTGAATATCGCTCTGATGAACGAGCTTGCGATCATCTTCGGCAGGATGGGCATCGACACCCGGGCGGTCCTTGAGGCGGCTGCCACCAAGTGGAACTTCCACCGCTACCGGCCCGGCCTCGTCGGCGGCCACTGCATCCCGGTTGATCCCTACTACCTGGTGATGAAGGCAGAGGAGCTCGGCTACCACCCGCAGGTGATCCTGGCCGGCCGGGCAATCAACGATGCGATGCCCCGGCATGTCGCCCAGCTGGCGATCAAGGAGCTGAACCGGGCCGGCAAGGTGATCAAAGGCTCCCGCCTCCTCATCATGGGTCTCACCTACAAGGAGAATGTCCCCGACACCAGGGAAAGCCCTGTCGAAGAGATGATCCGGGAATTACGAGAGTTTGAGGTGGATGTTTATGGGTATGATCCTTTGCTTCGTCCGGAGGAGATTGAAAGGTTCGGGGCGTTACCTGTGGCATCGCTTCAGGAGATTGGGTTTCCGGTTGACTGTATTGTGATCAATGCACCCCACTCGGTCTTTTCAGAACTGACGCTGGAGAAGGTCTGCGGGATCTGCAATGGGAAACCGATTGTTGTGGATGTGACCGGGATGCTTCGAGGGGATGATGAGGTCAGGGATGGATGTGTGTATCGGGTGTTGTAA